The window CGGCGCTCGAGCAGTCGCTGAACGTGCCTGCCGTTCGGACGGCGCACCGGACCGGCCTGGCGTCGCTCACGAGCCTGCTCCAGGCGTTCGGCATTGCGACCCCGTTGGCGGACAATCTGTCGTTGGCATTGGGGAGTTCCGCTGTTTCTCTGCTCCAGATTACGGCGGCCTACACAGGGCTCGCGAACGGAGGCGTCGTCGTCCATCCAGTGGCCCTCTCGAACCTTGTGCGAGGCGGTGGGGAGACGATCTGGAGTCCGGCGGTCGACCGGCGGCAGGCCGCCAGCCCCCAAGGAGTGTTTCTGATCACCTCGTTGTTGAAGGGGGTCGTGGATCATGGAACTGCCGCCAAGGCCAGAGCGATGGGGGTGCAGGGGCCGATTGCAGGTAAGACCGGAACGACGGATGGATATCGGGACGCTTGGTTTGTGGGGTATACACCTGATCTTGCGATCGGGGTCTGGGTGGGGTTCGATGACGAGCGTCCGATCAAACTGACTGGGGCACAGGCGGCCCTCCCCATTTGGAGTGACTTGGCCGTGCGGCTTATTCCACGCCAGCACGGTGATTTCGACCAGCCTCCTGGGATCGTCGAGCGTCGGATTGATCCGCGAACCGGCCAGCTTGCTACGGCACAATGTCCGGAGCATCGCACGGAGTTCTTCATCGTGGGGACGGAGCCGACTGTCTACTGCGAAGTACATGGAGGCGGTATGTTAGAACAGTTGAAAGAGACGTTTGGGTTCTCTCCTTAATTAAGGGTGGAAGCGACCCGCCGAATTCCACAAAGCGTTAGGCGTATCCACGGTCCTCAGGTAGGCTTGTCTGGACGAGTGGCCTGTACGGAGGACGCACCATGAAGAAAACCGGATATGGAGACGACGGCAATATTACGCTGTTGGCGAAAGGTGTTGAGTTGAAGGGGGAAATCAGGGTCGACGGCACGGTGCGCATCGACGGGCGATTGGAAGGTGATGTGCACACGAAAGGCGAAGTCATTGTCGGCGAAGACGGCGTGGTGAAAGGCGCGATCCATGCCGATTCCCTCGTCAGCAGTGGGCGTATCAAAGCGACGGTGACCGCGACGGGTAAGGTGCAGCTCCTTAAAACTGCAATCCTCATCGGTGAAGTCCATTGTCCCACGCTGCTGATGGAGGAGGGGGCCAAGTTTCAGGGGGTGAGCGATATGGGGATTACCGGCTGGCCCGAAGAGGCCCAGCGATTGCCCAGCAATGTTCGCGATATGAATGCGCATCGGAACAAACCCGTGGCCCTCATCGGCAGAGAAGTCGATCTCTAGACAGCTGCTTCTATCCATTCCTCACCACATCATCGTATCCGCTCGTCCCGCTCCTGTCGGCCTGCTGGTTCCTTTCGTGACAGACGCACGCGGATCTGCTATGAACTCAGGACCCCTTCACGAGATTTCGACCCGATGATGACGCGACAGCAGATCTTTTCCGTGGTGTTCTTTTCTCTTCTGGTCCTCCTGCTCTATCAGATCGGGTTGATGTTCAAGCCTTTTGTCTTTTCCGCTTTGTGGGCCGGATTGTTGGCCCATTGGGCGTTTCCACTTCATCAGAGACTGACGCACCTGTTTGCCGGAAAGGACGCACTGTCCGCTGCGCTACTGACCGTCGGTGCGTTGGGCATCGTAGTCGTGCCATTGGTGGCAATGGGGGTCATGTTAGTCCGGGAAGCGAGCGGGGCAGAAGAGGCCATTCGATCGTGGATCTCAGCCGGTGGGTTGCAACGGTTGCCGGAGCAAGTCGCGACGATTCCGTTCATCGGTGGATGGTTGAAGTCTGCGATGTCGGGCGCCGGCGCTCCCGTGATTTCGTTAGAGCAGTCCGTGACGACCGGGGTGAAGGAACTCAGCCAATTACTGGTCGGTGGGATGGGAGGGTTACTCAAGAATACCTTCGCCCTCGTGACCAATTTTTTCATGATGTTGCTGATTCTGTTCTTTCTCTTTAAGGATGGCCGGCAGTGGCTCTCTGTCTTATACGATCTGATTCCGATGGAAGAGTCGCATAAGTCAAAGATTCTGGCTCGCTTGGATCAAACGATCCGAGCAGTGGTGAAGGGGATGCTGGTGACGGCTATCGTTCAGGGTCTCTTGGCCGGAGCGGCCTACCTCGCGCTCGATGTGCCGTTCCCGATCGGGCTGATCGCCTTGACGGTCGTGCTGGCACCGATCCCATTTGGAGGGACCGGGTTGGTCTGGGGACCGGTGGCTCTGTACTTGTTCTGGATCGGGACGACCGGTAAGGCTCTCATCATGTTGGTGTGGGGTATCGGCGTCGTGTCGATGGTCGATCAATTTCTTCGGCCATGGTTGATCGGGCAAGATGTCCAGATTCCGGTCTTGCCCCTTGTGCTGAGCGTCCTCGGAGGTCTGGCTCTGTATGGCATTCTGGGCATCTTCATCGGCCCGATCATGGTCAGCCTATTGATGACGGCCGTACAGATTTATCGAGAGGAATATCACCTCAAGCAGTCCGTCTCTTCCACCAGCCCCCTCTCGCCCTCGTAACAGGTTTGTCGATCATCGTTACCGCATCGTGTTCAGCGTCTTGGAACGGCGGCTGACGGCTGAGGCTCGGCAAACTGCGCGTTGTCTTACTCCAATGGAATAGTAATCGCGATTCCACCCATGACATCGTTCAGCTTAAAATTCTGTTTGGGGCTCAGTGGATGACTGTTGTGGCAGGTGACACACGCGGGGGACACGGCGCGATCGGCATAGATGGCCTGGAAGTACTGTTTCTTTCCGCTGGATACCAATCCGGAGACCGGTCGATCAGGCTGCCGTCGAAGGAGCTCCAGTGCTCGCCGTTCAAACTCCGTGGCCGGTGCGTTGCGCTGATAGATCGGGGAGAATCCGATGAGCTTGTATCGGATGCCGTAACCGGCTTCGGCCACCAGTCGACCGGAATGTTGGAGGAACTGTGCCGGCAAGGGGAGCCCCTTGCCCTGCTCCCACTGTTCCGTCGCGGCGACAATCCCTTGTTCTTGCATCCGGTTGACAACGTGCGTGGTGTAGAACGAACGGTCGGCTTCCAGGACGGCGTGGACATAGTCGGCGACCTTCTCCGGAGCAATGCCGACAGGCATTGTCCGCTCCTTGGCTGCGAGGAGAGAGCTTCCTCCCCAGAGTCCTCCTACGAGGAATGCAATGATTGCGGCTCGGAGTGCGAAGCAGCGGTAGTCCATGGGCCTCCTTGAGGGGATGGCGACGAACTGATCGGCAGAGTGACGGAGCAGACGGTGCCTTGTCCTTCATGGCTCTCAATCCGGATGTCTCCTCCGAATTTTCGAATCAGGCGCCTCGCAACCGTCAGCCCAAGGCCCGATCCTTCTCCCTGCCCCTTTGTTGTGAAAAATGGATCGAACACCTTCGAGAGGTGTTGTTTCGAGATGCCGGGCCCGGTATCGGCGATCGTCGTGGTGACCATCTTGTCC is drawn from Nitrospira sp. and contains these coding sequences:
- a CDS encoding polymer-forming cytoskeletal protein, with translation MKKTGYGDDGNITLLAKGVELKGEIRVDGTVRIDGRLEGDVHTKGEVIVGEDGVVKGAIHADSLVSSGRIKATVTATGKVQLLKTAILIGEVHCPTLLMEEGAKFQGVSDMGITGWPEEAQRLPSNVRDMNAHRNKPVALIGREVDL
- a CDS encoding DUF3365 domain-containing protein, which encodes MDYRCFALRAAIIAFLVGGLWGGSSLLAAKERTMPVGIAPEKVADYVHAVLEADRSFYTTHVVNRMQEQGIVAATEQWEQGKGLPLPAQFLQHSGRLVAEAGYGIRYKLIGFSPIYQRNAPATEFERRALELLRRQPDRPVSGLVSSGKKQYFQAIYADRAVSPACVTCHNSHPLSPKQNFKLNDVMGGIAITIPLE
- a CDS encoding AI-2E family transporter; amino-acid sequence: MMTRQQIFSVVFFSLLVLLLYQIGLMFKPFVFSALWAGLLAHWAFPLHQRLTHLFAGKDALSAALLTVGALGIVVVPLVAMGVMLVREASGAEEAIRSWISAGGLQRLPEQVATIPFIGGWLKSAMSGAGAPVISLEQSVTTGVKELSQLLVGGMGGLLKNTFALVTNFFMMLLILFFLFKDGRQWLSVLYDLIPMEESHKSKILARLDQTIRAVVKGMLVTAIVQGLLAGAAYLALDVPFPIGLIALTVVLAPIPFGGTGLVWGPVALYLFWIGTTGKALIMLVWGIGVVSMVDQFLRPWLIGQDVQIPVLPLVLSVLGGLALYGILGIFIGPIMVSLLMTAVQIYREEYHLKQSVSSTSPLSPS